The Campylobacter sp. CNRCH_2014_0184h region ACAAAAAGGGAATTTATCATTATGCGGAAAATAATCATCGAAAAAATCACTCAAAACAAGCTCGTAAACATCTTCTATAAAACGATCAATTTCTTTAGAGTGGTAAAAACTAAACGAGCCTTGTTTTAAAAAAAGTCTAGAGCAATAAGCTTCATAATCTTTTAAAGAATTTTTTAATTTTTGAATTTTTTGTATATCCATAACTTGATAATAATCCTTATTTAATTTTACCAGTATCATACCAAAAATACTTTGTATTAAATTTTAAGTAAGTTAAAATTATAATTATAATTTAAATTTAAAAAATGGTAAGAATATGCAAACAATTATAGAAAAACTAGAAAATCAAGAAAGATTAAATGAAGAAGAAGCTAACAAGCTTTGGGATTTAGAGCTTTTTACTTTAGGCAAATACGCACAAAGAATTCGAACTAATTTGCATGGTAAAAAGGTTTATTTTAATATCAATCGCCATATTAATCCTACAAATATATGTGCAGATACTTGCAAATTTTGTGCTTTTTCAGCACACAGGAAAAATCCTAATCCTTATATTATGTCGCACGAAGAGATAATGAAAATAGTCGATGAAACAGTTTTAAGAGATACAAAAGAAATTCATATCGTTTCAGCACATAATAAAAACACTTCATGGCAGTGGTATTTGGAAATTTTTAAAATGATTAAAGAAAAATATCCATTTTTACATATTAAAGCCTTAACTGCTGCTGAGATTGATTTTTTAAGCAGGGCTTTTAATATGAGCTATGAAGAAGTGATAGAAAAAATGCTTGAATACGGCGTTGATTCTATGCCAGGTGGTGGGGCTGAAATTTTTGATGAGGAAGTTAGAAAAAAAATTTGTCATGGTAAAGTAAGTAGTGAAAATTGGTTGAAAATTCACAAACTTTGGCATGAAAAAGGCAGACAAAGTAACGCCACAATGCTTTTTGGGCATATAGAAAGTAGAGAAAATAGAATTAATCATATGATAAGATTGAGAAATCTTCAAGATCAAACCGGTGGTTTTAATGCTTTTATTCCTTTGGTTTGGCAACAAGATAATAGTTTTATTACAGGTAAAAAACCACTTGGCTCGGTAGAAATTTTAAAAACCTTAGCTATTGCAAGGATAGTGCTTGATAATATTAAAAATATTAAAGCTTATTGGGCAACCATGGGTATAAATTTAGCTATGGTAGCTCAAGATTTTGGTGCAAATGATTTAGATGGTACTATAGAAAAAGAAAGCATACAAAGTGCAGGTGGCGCAAAAAGTTCAAATGGCTTGAGTTTAAAAACTTTTATAGAAATGATTCAAAGCTCAGGCTATATAGCAATAGAACGAGATAGTTTGTATAATGAATTAAAAACTTATTAAGGATAAAAATGGATTTTTTTAAACTTAAAGAACATAATAGTGATGTAAAAACTGAAATTTATGCAGGTATTGCTACTTTTTTAGCAATGATTTATATTATACCGGTTAATGCAAATATTATGAGTAATTCAGGTATGCCACTAGAAGCTTTAATTGTCGCAACTGCTTTAGTAACTATTATAGCTACTACTTTTAGTGCTTTTTTCTCTAATACTCCTGTGGCTATGAGTGTGGGTATGGGGCTAAATGCGTATTTTACTTTTAGTGTGTGTAATACCTATCAAATTCCTTGGCAAAGTGCTTTGGGAGCTGTGTTTTTATCGGGTATTGTTTTTACTTTATTATCTTTTACTAATTTTAGAATTTGGGTGATAAAAAGTATACCAAATGATTTAAGAAAAGCTATATCAGCAGGTATTGGAACCTTTATAGCTTTTATGGGGCTTGTGCAAATGGGGATTATCACCAAAAGCGAAGCAACTTTAGTGGGTTTGGGCGATTTTTCAAGTACTAAAGTGCTTTTTGGATTGTTTGGTTTGTTTTTGGTTTTTGTTTTTTGGGCTTGGAGGATTAAAGCTGCGTTTATTTTAGCTGTTTTTGTAAGTGCTTTGTGTGCTTGGATTTTTGGTATTGATGGAGCCAAGTTTCCTGAGCAACTTTTATCTTTGCCAGTTATTAGTGGAGATAATGGTTTAAGTGCTATATTTGGTAAGCTTGATATTAAAGGAGCTTTAGAGCTTAGTATGATTCCTATAGTACTTACTTTTTTTGTTACTCAGCTTTTTGATAGTGTGGGCACAATCACAGGTGTAGGCTCAAGAGGAAAAATATTTGATGATCCAAAGCAAGGTGAGAAAAAATTAGGTAAAACCTTAGGTGCTGATGCAGCAAGTTCAGCTATGGGAGCAGTTGTTGGAACTTCTACTGTAACTGCTTTTGTAGAAAGCTCAGCAGGGGTAGAAGCAGGAGGTAGGACAGGACTTACAGCTTTAGTTACTGCTATATGTTTTGTTTTTACTTTATTTTTATTGCCAGTATTTAAAGCCATTCCTGCAAATTCTATTTATCCTATTTTGGTACTTGTTGGAGTTTTAATGTTTATGGAGGTTGCAAATATTAATTTTAAAGATAAAGCTATAGCAGTAAGTGCATTTTTTATTATCATTATGATGCCACTAACTTATTCTATTACCACAGGTTTTGCTTTTGGATTTATTGCATATTTATTTATGCGTATTATGCAAAAAGAATTTGATAAAATCAACCTTGGTATTATTGTGTTAAGTGCGATTTCATTGCTAGTATTTTTATTACAATTTTTATAGGAAGTGATTATGTATTATTATGCTTATGAAGAATTTCAAAAAGAAATTATTCCTTTTACACGCAAAATTAAGGAAGAATTTAATCCTGATGTATTACTTGCCATTGCAAGAGGTGGTATGACTTTGGGTCATTTTTTAGCAGAAGGTATGGGTAATAGAAATTTATTTTCTTTAAATTCTATTCACTATGAAGATACGCAAAAGTTAGATACGATTAAAATTTTTAATATCCCTGATCTTAGTTCATACGAAAAAGTTCTTTTGATAGATGATATTATAGATAGTGGTGAAACTATGATAGAAATCAAAAGAGTTTTAATGGAAAAATATCCTCATTTAGAACTCAAAGTAGCAAGTGTTTTTTATAAGCCTTCAGCATTATTAATCCCTGAGTTTTATATAAAAGAAGCTAAAGAGTGGATTGACTTTTTTTGGAGTATTAAAATTTAGCTTTAAATCAAATACAAATGCTATAATATATATTGACTTTATTTTGTTAAGAAAGGATGTCTTATGAGTTTAACAAGAAGAAAATTTCTAAAAGGACTTGCTGCTACTTCAGCGATTGCTTCGGTTAATCCTTTAGTAGCTGCAAGTGAGGGAGCTAAATTTTATGATACTAAAAAAATTCCTCACGCAACTCACTTTGGTGCTTTTTGGGCTGAAGTAAATTCAGAGGGAAAACTTGTAAAAGTTACACCACAACAATCTGACAAACATCCTTCTATTATCACTGATGCTATCATTGATAGAACTTATTCAGATACTAGGGTAAAATATCCTTGTGTTAGAAAAAGTTTCTTAGAAGGTAAAAAAAGACCTAAATTAAGAGGTAAAGAACCTTTTGTAAGAGTAAGCTGGGAAAAAGCTTTAGAGCTTGTATTGCAAAAATTAAAAGAAACTCCTATTGAAAATTTATTTAATGCAAGTTATGGTGCTTGGGGGCATGTAGGTTTATTGCACAATTGTAACTCAGTAGCAGGAAGA contains the following coding sequences:
- the mqnE gene encoding aminofutalosine synthase MqnE, producing the protein MQTIIEKLENQERLNEEEANKLWDLELFTLGKYAQRIRTNLHGKKVYFNINRHINPTNICADTCKFCAFSAHRKNPNPYIMSHEEIMKIVDETVLRDTKEIHIVSAHNKNTSWQWYLEIFKMIKEKYPFLHIKALTAAEIDFLSRAFNMSYEEVIEKMLEYGVDSMPGGGAEIFDEEVRKKICHGKVSSENWLKIHKLWHEKGRQSNATMLFGHIESRENRINHMIRLRNLQDQTGGFNAFIPLVWQQDNSFITGKKPLGSVEILKTLAIARIVLDNIKNIKAYWATMGINLAMVAQDFGANDLDGTIEKESIQSAGGAKSSNGLSLKTFIEMIQSSGYIAIERDSLYNELKTY
- a CDS encoding NCS2 family permease, which codes for MDFFKLKEHNSDVKTEIYAGIATFLAMIYIIPVNANIMSNSGMPLEALIVATALVTIIATTFSAFFSNTPVAMSVGMGLNAYFTFSVCNTYQIPWQSALGAVFLSGIVFTLLSFTNFRIWVIKSIPNDLRKAISAGIGTFIAFMGLVQMGIITKSEATLVGLGDFSSTKVLFGLFGLFLVFVFWAWRIKAAFILAVFVSALCAWIFGIDGAKFPEQLLSLPVISGDNGLSAIFGKLDIKGALELSMIPIVLTFFVTQLFDSVGTITGVGSRGKIFDDPKQGEKKLGKTLGADAASSAMGAVVGTSTVTAFVESSAGVEAGGRTGLTALVTAICFVFTLFLLPVFKAIPANSIYPILVLVGVLMFMEVANINFKDKAIAVSAFFIIIMMPLTYSITTGFAFGFIAYLFMRIMQKEFDKINLGIIVLSAISLLVFLLQFL
- a CDS encoding phosphoribosyltransferase — protein: MYYYAYEEFQKEIIPFTRKIKEEFNPDVLLAIARGGMTLGHFLAEGMGNRNLFSLNSIHYEDTQKLDTIKIFNIPDLSSYEKVLLIDDIIDSGETMIEIKRVLMEKYPHLELKVASVFYKPSALLIPEFYIKEAKEWIDFFWSIKI